A genomic stretch from Natronomonas gomsonensis includes:
- a CDS encoding twin-arginine translocase subunit TatC produces the protein MSSAADDDVKRTVAEGRAQLGALLSTAQTHLQKVFIVFVIGLIGTIYVLRAFVWSILKADLNTNPDIVVVAITPFEVILLQVKIGLVVGVLLSVPMLIYYSRDSLKQRGRWPDSIPWWKSAGFISVSLALFAGGVAYAYNLFFPLMFGFLASNAVGAGFQPTYSISMWAQFIFLLSLSFGLAAQLPLVMSTLSYTEIVPYETFRDKWRHAVVAIFIFGALFSPPDPFTQVMWAVPLVTLYGVSLYLAKIVVTAKRSTESTDFRSVARAHWNVLAGLFLLGGALVYAFYTYGGAGSVNGVLDSLGSSYRFIPAGEAYGLPEATYTAVVSALYGALTVLVGFGYFVYEGLDESAQQYAVSSGSPADPADIDLSKLDEGGIRAAPAAAFARLEEDEAVALAGQAMEEDDPERARAILDRYDDINPPEGDVSPNDFEDGGDGSAAATETQADDDEEEGGILARRGAGMLSAFSEDDIDEDDIGGYAYDAAFVLNSVTAKSFRLVGLFMVVLAGTFFVLYQGGIGRLNDQFVSRMPSEYAAEQVSIVTLHPVEALIFQIKVATIFGAAAVLPLLLYYAWPSLKERGLARGDRRVLLAWGGSLIVGMVVGGIVGFVYVAPTVISWLAADVLDAGMIIAYRINNYGWLIFFLTVGIGILAMIPVSMVLFYRGNIVAYRTMRTRWREVTIGVLAAGALLSPRGVFTMFLLGIPIIFAYGVGLGILWLLTLGGRRERRRVEPAD, from the coding sequence GTGTCTAGTGCCGCCGATGACGATGTCAAGCGAACGGTCGCGGAGGGGCGTGCACAGCTCGGTGCCCTGCTGTCGACCGCACAGACCCATCTGCAGAAGGTGTTCATCGTCTTCGTCATCGGCCTCATCGGAACCATCTACGTCCTGCGTGCGTTCGTCTGGAGCATCCTGAAGGCCGACCTCAACACCAACCCCGACATCGTCGTCGTCGCCATCACGCCCTTCGAGGTCATTCTCCTACAGGTGAAAATCGGACTCGTCGTCGGGGTTCTGCTGTCGGTGCCGATGCTCATCTACTACTCGCGCGATTCGCTGAAGCAGCGAGGGCGGTGGCCCGACTCGATTCCGTGGTGGAAATCAGCCGGCTTCATTTCGGTCAGCCTCGCGCTGTTCGCCGGCGGCGTCGCCTACGCCTACAACCTCTTCTTCCCGCTCATGTTCGGCTTCCTCGCGTCGAACGCCGTCGGCGCGGGCTTTCAGCCGACCTACTCGATTTCGATGTGGGCGCAGTTCATCTTCCTGCTGTCGCTGTCGTTCGGACTCGCCGCCCAACTGCCGCTGGTGATGAGCACGCTGTCGTACACCGAAATCGTCCCCTACGAGACGTTCCGGGACAAGTGGCGACACGCCGTCGTCGCCATCTTCATCTTCGGCGCGCTGTTCTCCCCGCCGGACCCCTTCACCCAGGTTATGTGGGCTGTCCCGCTCGTGACGCTGTACGGGGTGTCGCTGTATCTGGCGAAGATCGTCGTCACGGCGAAGCGCTCGACCGAATCGACCGACTTCCGGTCGGTCGCTCGCGCCCACTGGAACGTGCTGGCGGGGCTGTTCCTCCTCGGCGGCGCTCTCGTCTACGCCTTCTACACCTACGGCGGCGCCGGAAGCGTCAACGGCGTCCTCGACTCTCTGGGGTCCAGCTATCGGTTCATCCCCGCGGGTGAGGCCTACGGTCTTCCCGAAGCGACGTACACCGCCGTCGTCAGCGCCCTCTACGGCGCCCTCACCGTACTCGTCGGCTTCGGCTACTTCGTCTACGAGGGCCTCGACGAGAGCGCCCAGCAGTACGCGGTGTCGAGTGGGTCCCCCGCTGACCCCGCCGACATTGACCTCTCGAAACTCGACGAGGGGGGCATTCGAGCGGCGCCGGCCGCCGCCTTTGCCCGCCTCGAAGAGGACGAGGCCGTCGCTCTGGCCGGACAGGCGATGGAGGAAGACGACCCCGAGCGCGCACGGGCCATCCTCGACCGCTACGACGACATCAACCCGCCGGAGGGCGACGTGTCCCCGAACGACTTCGAGGACGGCGGCGACGGGAGCGCCGCGGCCACCGAAACCCAGGCAGATGACGACGAGGAGGAAGGTGGCATCCTCGCCCGCCGCGGCGCCGGGATGTTGAGCGCCTTCAGCGAGGACGACATCGACGAGGACGACATCGGCGGCTACGCCTACGACGCCGCCTTCGTCCTCAACAGCGTCACCGCGAAATCGTTCCGACTGGTCGGCCTGTTCATGGTCGTGTTGGCCGGGACGTTCTTCGTCCTGTATCAGGGCGGCATCGGCCGACTCAACGACCAGTTCGTCAGCCGAATGCCCTCGGAGTACGCCGCCGAGCAGGTGTCCATCGTTACGCTCCACCCCGTCGAGGCGCTCATCTTCCAAATCAAGGTGGCGACCATCTTCGGGGCCGCCGCCGTGTTGCCGCTGTTGCTGTACTACGCCTGGCCCTCGCTGAAAGAGCGCGGACTGGCCCGCGGTGACCGCCGCGTCCTGCTCGCGTGGGGCGGCAGCCTCATCGTCGGCATGGTCGTCGGGGGCATCGTCGGCTTCGTCTACGTCGCACCGACGGTCATCTCGTGGCTCGCTGCGGACGTCCTCGACGCCGGCATGATAATCGCCTACCGCATCAACAACTACGGCTGGCTCATCTTCTTCCTCACCGTCGGCATCGGCATCCTCGCGATGATTCCCGTCTCGATGGTGCTGTTCTACCGCGGCAACATCGTCGCCTATCGGACGATGCGAACCCGCTGGCGGGAAGTCACCATCGGCGTCCTCGCCGCCGGGGCGCTTCTGTCCCCCCGCGGCGTCTTCACGATGTTCCTCCTCGGCATCCCCATCATCTTCGCCTACGGCGTCGGATTGGGAATCCTGTGGCTCCTCACGCTGGGTGGCCGCCGGGAGCGACGGCGGGTCGA
- the tatC gene encoding twin-arginine translocase subunit TatC — translation MGETADGSYEVDDGFVGEGPESDEEMPLADHIEEMVYRLGIVLVVMAIVSGVVFPFGDYIINFLWYSVLPGGDVARPRVYHPLALILARLKVATLGGFIVALPVFVYQTYLFMRPGLYEHERRYYLASVPASLVLAGIGVLFAYFLILPAIFTYFLTYSRSAAVVAFGLSDTFGLIVLMMGLFAAVFQIPLFVMLAIMMGLTTRAWLAEKRLYFWGAFLGIAFLFSPDPTGMAPIMVAGTMIGLFESTLLVLRWVGR, via the coding sequence ATGGGTGAGACGGCCGACGGGTCCTACGAGGTCGACGACGGCTTCGTCGGCGAGGGCCCCGAGAGCGACGAGGAGATGCCGCTTGCGGACCACATCGAGGAGATGGTGTACCGCCTCGGCATCGTCCTCGTCGTCATGGCAATCGTCTCCGGCGTCGTGTTCCCCTTCGGCGACTACATCATCAACTTCCTGTGGTACTCCGTGCTGCCGGGCGGCGACGTGGCTCGTCCCCGGGTGTATCACCCGCTCGCGCTCATCCTCGCGCGACTGAAAGTCGCCACGCTGGGCGGGTTCATCGTCGCGCTTCCCGTCTTCGTCTACCAGACGTACCTGTTCATGCGGCCCGGCCTCTACGAACACGAGCGTCGCTACTACCTCGCCTCGGTCCCTGCCAGCCTCGTCCTCGCGGGCATCGGCGTGCTGTTCGCGTACTTCCTCATCCTTCCCGCCATCTTCACGTACTTCCTGACGTACTCCCGGAGCGCCGCCGTCGTCGCGTTCGGCCTCTCCGATACGTTCGGCCTCATCGTCCTCATGATGGGGCTGTTCGCGGCGGTGTTCCAGATTCCGCTGTTCGTGATGTTGGCCATCATGATGGGGCTGACGACGCGGGCGTGGCTCGCCGAGAAACGGCTGTACTTCTGGGGGGCGTTCCTCGGTATCGCCTTCCTGTTCAGCCCCGACCCCACCGGGATGGCCCCCATCATGGTCGCCGGGACGATGATAGGACTGTTCGAGTCGACACTGCTCGTGTTGCGCTGGGTCGGCCGCTAA
- a CDS encoding O-acetylhomoserine aminocarboxypropyltransferase/cysteine synthase family protein, giving the protein MNNDERRDTASDLPDGGRALGFGTRCLHVGQGPDAETGAAAPPIYQTTSFEFPDADTAAARYALEDDGNVYSRIANPTVRALEKRLASLEGGTDALATASGMGAFDAATLVLAEAGDNVVSASSIYGGTHAYLSHTAARRGIESRFVDTLDPQAYDDAIDEDTAFVHCETVGNPSLVTPPLEEIAEVAHDNGVPLFVDNTFATPALCRPLEHGADIVWNSTTKWIHGSGTTLGGILVDDGSFPFAEYPEKYPEIGAPNPAFDGVNFSERFGDRAFTMAARHRATRSLGDQQSPFDAWATLQGVETLPLRVERHCENALAVAEYLDDHPDVAWVTYPGLDSHETHDLASTYLEGGYGGMVAFGPEGGYEAGKRICEGTEVAKFLANIGDARTLVIHPASTTHAQLSEAEQRESGVTPDLIRLSVGIEDVDDIIADLEAVL; this is encoded by the coding sequence ATGAATAACGACGAGCGACGGGACACGGCGTCCGACCTGCCTGACGGTGGCCGGGCGTTGGGTTTCGGAACGCGCTGTCTCCACGTCGGACAGGGGCCGGACGCCGAGACCGGCGCCGCCGCCCCGCCGATTTATCAGACGACTTCCTTCGAGTTTCCCGACGCAGACACCGCGGCCGCTCGATACGCCTTAGAGGACGACGGCAACGTCTACTCTCGCATCGCCAACCCGACCGTCCGCGCACTCGAGAAGCGTCTCGCCTCGCTGGAGGGCGGCACCGACGCCCTCGCGACTGCCTCCGGAATGGGCGCCTTCGACGCCGCGACGCTCGTCCTCGCGGAGGCCGGCGACAACGTCGTCTCGGCCTCCTCGATTTACGGCGGCACCCACGCCTATCTCTCTCACACCGCCGCCCGCCGTGGCATCGAATCCCGATTCGTCGACACCCTCGACCCCCAAGCCTACGACGACGCCATCGACGAGGATACCGCCTTCGTCCACTGCGAAACCGTCGGCAATCCCTCGCTCGTGACGCCGCCGCTCGAGGAAATCGCGGAGGTGGCCCACGACAACGGCGTGCCGTTGTTCGTGGACAACACCTTCGCGACGCCGGCGCTGTGTCGACCGCTGGAACACGGTGCCGACATCGTCTGGAACTCCACGACGAAGTGGATTCACGGCTCCGGGACGACGCTCGGCGGGATTCTCGTCGATGATGGGTCGTTCCCCTTCGCGGAATACCCCGAGAAGTACCCCGAAATCGGCGCCCCGAATCCCGCCTTCGACGGTGTGAACTTCAGCGAGCGCTTCGGCGACCGCGCCTTCACGATGGCCGCCAGACACCGCGCGACCCGCAGTCTCGGCGACCAGCAGTCCCCCTTCGACGCGTGGGCGACGCTGCAAGGTGTCGAGACCCTCCCGTTGCGGGTGGAACGGCACTGCGAGAACGCCTTGGCCGTCGCGGAGTATCTCGACGACCACCCCGATGTCGCGTGGGTCACCTACCCCGGCCTCGACTCCCACGAGACCCACGACCTCGCTTCGACGTATCTGGAAGGCGGCTACGGCGGCATGGTCGCCTTCGGCCCCGAGGGCGGCTACGAGGCCGGCAAGCGAATCTGTGAGGGCACCGAGGTGGCGAAGTTCCTCGCCAACATCGGCGACGCCCGGACGCTCGTCATCCACCCCGCTTCGACGACCCACGCGCAGTTGAGCGAGGCCGAACAGCGCGAAAGCGGCGTCACCCCCGACCTCATTCGGCTGTCCGTCGGCATCGAAGACGTAGACGATATCATCGCTGACCTCGAGGCGGTACTATGA